One window from the genome of Candidatus Chlorohelix allophototropha encodes:
- a CDS encoding CoA-transferase subunit beta, with the protein MQIRLEMIDRPRKGYSILELMACVMSRTLIDGTTVGTGAGSAVARAACRLAQLTHAPNLNYLAGGSGAVNPLLDPLVASSCDYTNYICESVVTMSDVIGSIPTGTTDLFFCGGLQVDRYGNVNLSVIGDYNKPRLRGPGSAALPLMTGARHFIIFMTDHSPRSFVEKVDFRTAPGFLEGGESWRAAKAQGLIKGEGPLLVLSPLAVLDFEEESKTMRLLSVHPGKTVEEVMAATGFSLIVPENVPETSPPSPEELKHLRSFDADGILI; encoded by the coding sequence ATGCAAATCAGGCTGGAAATGATAGACAGACCCCGCAAGGGTTATTCAATACTCGAACTGATGGCGTGTGTGATGTCCCGCACTTTAATAGATGGCACAACCGTAGGGACTGGCGCAGGAAGCGCAGTGGCAAGGGCAGCTTGCCGTTTGGCGCAATTGACCCACGCCCCAAATCTGAATTATCTGGCGGGAGGTAGCGGTGCGGTAAATCCTTTGCTCGACCCCTTGGTGGCTTCCTCTTGCGATTACACCAATTACATCTGCGAGTCGGTGGTGACAATGAGCGATGTAATCGGCTCAATACCAACCGGCACAACCGACCTGTTTTTTTGCGGAGGCTTGCAAGTTGACCGCTACGGGAATGTGAACCTGAGCGTAATCGGCGATTACAATAAACCACGCTTACGTGGACCCGGTTCGGCGGCTTTGCCGTTAATGACAGGGGCGCGCCACTTCATCATTTTTATGACCGACCATTCGCCCCGCTCTTTCGTGGAAAAGGTGGATTTCCGCACCGCCCCCGGTTTTCTGGAAGGCGGCGAATCGTGGCGAGCCGCTAAGGCGCAGGGCTTGATTAAGGGGGAAGGACCGTTACTAGTGCTTTCACCGTTGGCAGTGCTGGATTTCGAGGAAGAAAGCAAGACGATGCGCTTACTCTCGGTGCATCCAGGCAAAACGGTTGAGGAAGTGATGGCGGCTACGGGCTTTAGCCTGATTGTGCCTGAAAATGTGCCTGAGACAAGCCCTCCATCGCCAGAAGAACTAAAGCATCTGCGCTCTTTTGATGCCGACGGTATTTTGATCTAA
- a CDS encoding DNA-methyltransferase, with protein sequence MTDKTRGERNRTLTLCPEELELFTSRLLKSSAPLSVSEIQNRTLCGDLPEILPHLPSSFVDLLFLDPPYNLTKNFNGRIFRARDGEEYELWLASLLEKLARLLKPTASIYICGDWRSTSAIFNAASRYFQVQNRITWEREKGRGALKNWKNCAEDIWFCTVSGEFVFNSEAVKLKRKVIAPYRDHEGKPKDWQETSEGDFRLTYPSNLWTDMTIPFWSMAENTEHPTQKPEKLLAKLILASSLSGQVIFDPFVGSGTTSVVAKKLGRKFVGIEIDELYCCLTEKRLLLAETDKSIQGYSDGVFWERNSGAKRQGE encoded by the coding sequence ATGACAGATAAAACGCGAGGGGAACGCAACAGGACTCTTACACTCTGCCCGGAAGAACTGGAGCTTTTTACCTCGCGTTTGCTCAAGTCTTCTGCGCCCCTCTCGGTTTCAGAAATCCAGAATCGCACGCTTTGCGGTGATTTACCCGAAATTTTACCCCACCTACCTTCGTCTTTTGTTGACCTGCTTTTTCTCGACCCACCCTACAACCTGACCAAAAATTTTAACGGGCGCATCTTCCGAGCACGCGATGGGGAAGAATACGAACTATGGCTGGCTAGCTTGCTGGAAAAACTGGCGCGTTTGCTGAAACCCACCGCTTCGATTTATATCTGCGGAGATTGGCGTTCCACATCGGCAATTTTTAACGCCGCTTCGCGCTATTTTCAGGTACAGAATCGCATCACATGGGAGCGGGAAAAAGGGCGAGGCGCGTTGAAAAACTGGAAGAACTGCGCCGAAGATATCTGGTTTTGTACTGTTTCAGGTGAATTTGTATTTAACTCGGAAGCGGTGAAGCTGAAACGCAAGGTAATTGCGCCCTATCGTGACCACGAAGGTAAACCAAAAGACTGGCAGGAAACCAGCGAGGGCGATTTTCGCCTAACCTATCCCTCGAATCTCTGGACTGATATGACCATACCGTTTTGGTCAATGGCTGAAAATACCGAGCATCCCACCCAAAAGCCTGAAAAATTGCTAGCAAAACTGATATTGGCAAGTAGCCTGTCCGGTCAGGTGATATTCGACCCCTTTGTGGGTTCTGGCACAACTTCGGTGGTGGCGAAGAAACTTGGGCGCAAATTCGTGGGAATCGAGATAGACGAACTATATTGCTGTCTTACTGAAAAACGGCTGCTGCTAGCAGAAACGGACAAATCTATTCAGGGTTATTCCGATGGGGTGTTTTGGGAACGAAACTCAGGAGCAAAACGTCAGGGCGAGTAA